The Streptomyces taklimakanensis nucleotide sequence TCGCCCGGGAGGCGCTGCTGCGCGGGCCGAGGGCCAGGGCGGCGGTGCTGGAGCAGCGGCTGGACGTCGACACCGATCTGCTGATCACCGCCACGGCCCACATGACCACGCTGACGCCGGGCACGCTGGTGCTGGAGATCGACCGCGGACGACGGCGGTTCTACGTCCACGCGCTGCCGGTGCGCGACGTGGCGGAGGCCGGGAAGCGGCGCCGTGAGGTCGCGGGTGCCGAGCGCCGGGTGGCGCGGGCCCTCGGCACCGCCGGGGTGCGGCAGCGGCTGCTCGGCCGGGGACCGGGCGGGCCGGAGGGAAGCGGAGAGGGAGAGGGGAGGCGCCGGTGAGCGCGGTCGGTGTCGTCGCCCTGGCCCTGCTGTCGGCCGCCGCGCTGCTGGTCCTGGTCCGCCTGGTGCGCGGCCCGCGCGTCCTGGACCGGATCGTGGCCGTGGAGGTCCTGGTGACGCTGGTCCTCGCCGGTATCTGTGTGGCCATCGCGGTGTGGCGGTACACCATGTTCGTGCCGGTGCTGATCGTGCTGGCGCTGCTCGGCTTCATCGGGGCGATGACGGCGGCGCGGCTCGTCGAGGAGAGGGAGGACCTGCGGTGAGGCCGGCACTGGATGCCGCGCTGGAGGTGGTGTCGGCCGTCCTGCTGCTGACCGGAGCCGCCTTCTGCCTGCTGGGGGCGGTGGGGTTGGTGCGCTTCCCCGACATCCCCACCCGACTCCACGCCTCCTCCAAGGCGCAGACCCTCGGCGTGCTGCTGACCCTGGTCGGCGCGGCCGTGCGGGTGTCGTTCCCCTACGCCGGGCTGCTGCTGCTCATCGCCCTGTTCCAACTGTTCACCGTGCCCGTCGCCGGGCAGGTCATCGGCCGGGTCGCCTACCGCACGGGCGCGGTCGACCCGAACACCCTCACCATCGACGAACTGGCCGATCGGCTGGCCTCCCCGGACGCCGAGGCGTCCGCCGATCCGGACGACACCGGCACCGGCACGGACGAGGGCGGGGACGCGGGCGGCGTGGACGGAGGGCGCGCCGGCTGACCGCCCGCGCCCCGTCCACGCCGCCCGTCCACGCCCGTGCCGGTGGACACCGTGGCTCCCGCCGCTCGGACCCGCGACGGCTCCCCGGGCCCGCCGGAGGCCCGACCGGACCCTCAGCGCCGGGTCGGACGCGACACCATCGCCGAGCCCCCGCCGCGCCGTTCGGGCTCGGCGACGGCCAACAGCCTCCCGTCGGCCAGGACCTCCAGCGCGGCGACCGCCCCGATCTCCGGCGACGGCGTGAAGGTGGCGGGCGGCGGGACGAACCGGTGGCCCAGTCGCTCCAGCGGGGCCCGTTCGGCCGCCGATTCCAGGAACTCCGGCTCCGCCTGCGTGGTGGCGGTGTTGCGCTGCGACAACCGGGGCGCGGCGACCGCCCGGGGCAGCGTCATGCCCAGGTCGAGCCGGTTCACCAGGGTCTGGAGCACGGTGGTGATGATGGTGGAGCCGCCCGGCGACCCCAGCGCCAGCAGCGGCCGGCCGTCCCGGAGCACGATCGTGGGAGCCATGCTGCTGCGCGGTCGCTTGCCCGGACCGGGCAGGTTGGGGCCGTCCACCGCCTCGGACAGGGGGGTGAAGTCGAAGTCCGTCAGCTCGTTGTTGAGCAGGAAGCCCCGGCCGGGCACGGTGATGGCCGAGCCGCCGGTCTGCTCGATGGTGAGCGTGTACGACACCACGGTGCCCCAGCGGTCCGCGGTCACCAGATGGGTGGTGGAGGTGCCTTCGTACGGTTCGTCGCCGCCCTCGCCCGCCACGCACTCCCCGGACCGCGGGTCGCGCGGATCGGCGGGGGCGACCGGGCCGGTCATGGCGCGGTCGGGGTCGATCAGACAGGCCCGTTCCCGCGCGAAGCGCCGCGACAGCAGCTCCTCGGTCGGTACGTCGGAGAAGGCCGGGTCGCCCACCCACCGGTCGCGGTCGGCGTAGGCCAGGCGGCTCGCCTCCAGGTAGTGGTGGAGGGTCTGGACGCGGCCCATGCCGGCCGGGTCGGACTCCTCCAGGATGTTGAGGGCCTCGCCGACGGTGGTGCCGCCGGAGGAGGAGGGGGCCATGGAGTACACCTCCACGCCCCGGTACTCCACCCTCGTCGGCTTCCGGTACGGCGCGCGGTACCGGTCCAGGTCGCCGGTGGCCATCAGGCCCGGCCGGACGGTGCGGTCGGCGCCCGGCACCACGGGCGGACGCCGGACGGTGCGCACCACCTCGCGTCCCAGCCGTCCCCGGTAGAGCGCGTCGGTGCCCTCCCGGGCCAGCAGCCGGTAGGTGCCGGCCAGATCGGGGTT carries:
- a CDS encoding Na+/H+ antiporter subunit E, whose product is MTPTDTSAHRAPAGGLLRQTARRWPVLLWLWLLWIVLWGSVGPVVLLAGAVVAVSVTVLFPLPPITHRVAAHPVGVAVMAGHLLADLVVSALTVAREALLRGPRARAAVLEQRLDVDTDLLITATAHMTTLTPGTLVLEIDRGRRRFYVHALPVRDVAEAGKRRREVAGAERRVARALGTAGVRQRLLGRGPGGPEGSGEGEGRRR
- a CDS encoding monovalent cation/H+ antiporter complex subunit F, producing MSAVGVVALALLSAAALLVLVRLVRGPRVLDRIVAVEVLVTLVLAGICVAIAVWRYTMFVPVLIVLALLGFIGAMTAARLVEEREDLR
- the mnhG gene encoding monovalent cation/H(+) antiporter subunit G → MRPALDAALEVVSAVLLLTGAAFCLLGAVGLVRFPDIPTRLHASSKAQTLGVLLTLVGAAVRVSFPYAGLLLLIALFQLFTVPVAGQVIGRVAYRTGAVDPNTLTIDELADRLASPDAEASADPDDTGTGTDEGGDAGGVDGGRAG
- the ggt gene encoding gamma-glutamyltransferase: MPVRSSRTSSRHLVRSRFRRPAAPRPTAPRPARRRAGAVAVVASSLLPLAAPSAAEVDSGRKPPAKAPVAVGYGGAVASVDPYASHAGLEVLRAGGNAVDAAVATAAALGVVEPYSAGVGGGGYLVVHDARTGGTHTLDGRETAPAAMRPDSFTDPATGAPIPFRDAVTSGLSVGVPGTPATWEKALAEWGTISLAKALRPAVRLAERGFVVDEEFRAQTELNEDRFRDFTPTADLFLPGGELPEVGSVFRNPDLAGTYRLLAREGTDALYRGRLGREVVRTVRRPPVVPGADRTVRPGLMATGDLDRYRAPYRKPTRVEYRGVEVYSMAPSSSGGTTVGEALNILEESDPAGMGRVQTLHHYLEASRLAYADRDRWVGDPAFSDVPTEELLSRRFARERACLIDPDRAMTGPVAPADPRDPRSGECVAGEGGDEPYEGTSTTHLVTADRWGTVVSYTLTIEQTGGSAITVPGRGFLLNNELTDFDFTPLSEAVDGPNLPGPGKRPRSSMAPTIVLRDGRPLLALGSPGGSTIITTVLQTLVNRLDLGMTLPRAVAAPRLSQRNTATTQAEPEFLESAAERAPLERLGHRFVPPPATFTPSPEIGAVAALEVLADGRLLAVAEPERRGGGSAMVSRPTRR